One Exiguobacterium sp. BMC-KP genomic window, TTATCAACCAAACAAGATGTCTTTACGAAAACGAAGCTGGTTGAACATCCGAACGAGTTAGAAGTACAGCCAGACACCATTAAAAAAGACGACTGGTTCTCACGAGATGATAAAATCATAAACGGTTCTGTTCGAAAATTAGAGCTACCTGGATCAGGTTACTTGGTGATGAAAGCGACTGATGTGACGAAAAAAGACGAACGAAAGACATTCGTCGTCTATGCAGAAGCCCTCACTCCTTTTACTGAAGATACGAAGCTTTATCTGACGTACAATGAGAAATATAATGAGAATGACGATATATCGTATAACTCCTTTGTACGCATACCGCAATTAATCAGTGGACAGCAGATGGAGACATCGATTCATGCGATGAAACAGCCAGGAAAAGTCCGCTTCATTCCTGGTGACGGTACACCGGAACGTTACGGCACGCTTATCGCGACAGAAAAAAACGGACGCCAATTCCGCTACGAATTGTCGATTCAGCACACGATGAAACGTCCGCCTGAGCTTGCTCAACAGGATATATCGGAAGAAGATGTTCTATCAAATCTCAATGACATAACACTCTTCCATAAAAAGCAGTTCAAGCATTATCTTTATGATCAAAGTGATTTCTCTTATGAAGATCGCCTTAAAGTCGAGGATACGATCATGATGACCAGTGATGAATCCGGGAAATTAAAAAAAGCAATCAAGGCGAGTGAGCAGGCTGACGTAAGGGGTAAACGTGCGAAGTGGAAGTACTTGACGTTCCGAAAAGAAGTGAAAGGACAACAATACGAAGTTTATCTCGATAAGCGTGTCAAAAAGACCGACATCTATTTAAAAGATCCGAAGCGTGACGTGTCAATTCACCTATCGGCAGAAGGTCGTGACATCCTCCTTCCTTTGTTCGAACAATATGAAAAATGATTCACACCGTATAGACGAGGTGCTGCACTAAATAAATCAAACTACACCAAAAAATGAAGGCGATCCCCTCGTGTAACCACTCTTTGCGTGTCAGTGGTTCTCGTAAAAAGGAGACGCAGGCAAACAGTAAGGCAAAGAAGTAGAGATAAATGAATCCTCCGCTCGTCAAGAAACCGAAGAGCAGAATCATACCGCTAAGGACGGATAGGCTGGAGACGACAGGTTTCCGGTATACCATGAGGTGTCACCTCGTTTCGTCTTTTTGTTATGATATACCCAGATTACGGTAAAACAATCTATTTCAATGTACTAGACAACACCCCTTGAGAGACGTCCTCCCAAGGGGTGTTGTATTCATTCGGTTACGGCGCCGTGATCGGCGACGATCGCATATTCCGTGACGGTATTTGAGGTGACGAGCGGTTTAACTTCGGACGTTCCGTTATCCCGCTTATGGTGAACCCCTTTATACGCTTGACTCTCCTGCCATGCATGAAACGCCGCTTGATTCGACCATGTCGTCATGATCGTAACGATGTCTTCATGATCTTGACTGATATCGACGAGGACTTGCATCCGGTGGAACCCTTCCATCCGTTCGATTCCTTTCGTCGTTTTAAAACGCGCTGCGACCTGATCTGCAGCTCCTTTAACGACGTGTAACTGGTTCATGACGATCCACATGTTACCTTCCCCCTTTTTTCGTATTCAGTATACTAAAAGTCACCACGCGTTGAAAACGCGGATGCGTTATCGCTCGGTAACGTCAGACGTTGGATCGTCTCTTTTCCATCCACATTCGTCGCAATCATCTCAAAGTAGAGCGAATGCGGGAACGCGTCCGGCAATAGCTGAACGGTATGGAAACGCTCCTGACCGGATAGCGACAGCGACCGTTGCATCGGTCGCAGCGGTTCATCTCCGTCAGCAGTGATCTTAAATGGCTCGAACCGGATTGTCTGCAGTTGCTTCGACGCATTCATACCATACGCAACCAGATATCGTCCTTCTGTCGTCTTCAGCAATCGCCCTTCGAACCAGTCCGCTTCCGTTGTCTGCTTCGAACGAATGATTCGATTGATTCGTTGTTCGTCGCCTGATTGACGAAGGATGACAAACAATCGATCTTGCTTCGATTCTAGATAGGCGACGGCATAATGCTCAGACAGTCGTTCGACGAAGTAGACGTCACGTGCCTCAACCGGTGTGCGCGTCATTTTTGAATAAAGATGAGCGACTTGTTGCGCTGTGAACGAACTGGTCGCTTGACGTTGCTGCATGCCCGTCAACGTTCCAAGTGCTAGTCCGACGACTAAAATGAAGAGGAGTCGTCGTTTCATAGGTCGACCTGCTTGACGAGTAGATGATAGCTCATTCCAGGCGGATAATCGTCGATTCGTCCAACTTCGACGAATCCGTGTCGCTCATAAAATGGAAGCGCTTGAAAGGAGAACGTCTCGACGCGAATTCGCTGAACACCCGCTTCACGTGCCCATTCTTCTAGTCGGTTGAGTAATGTTGCACCTAGTCCGCTCCCCCGCTCTTCCTCAACGACGAAGAACCATTCGATATGTAACCAGCCCCAGTAGACTTCCCCTGAGATACCACCGATGCGATGGTCGTCACGATTCGCAAGTAACGTGAAGGCTTGTGTTCCCTCTGAACGTTTTGTCGCATGAAACGATGAACGATCGACATTGTATTGACGCACTTGTTGTCGTAGCCAGTCCTGTCCGTCTTCATTTTCATTTAGTTGAAATTGCAGCATAGCCGAACTCCTTTCTTGCTATAGTAGTCGTAGAGGTGAATACGATGGAACCCACGTTCCAGATTGATTGTACGCATTGTTTTGGTCTCTATTGCACGGTGCTCACCTTTTCGAAATCAATTGATTTCAGTCATGATAAACCGGAAGCAACACCGTGTCACGAACTTGTCACGGACTACAGCTGTCGCATTCAAGCTCAGTATAGCGGAAGACGCGATCAGACACCACACGACTGAGCCGGGAAACCGTTACAAGGACGTGATTTTTCAGGTGCCAGTGTTCAGAATCAGTGGTTACTTGAGACAAGCTTGTCACGCAGTAATCTACGCCGAGTCGACTTTCTCGGTGCCGATTTACGGGATTGTAATGTCAAAGATGCGAGACTGACGGACGTACTCTTTTTGACGCAAGCACAAATCAATGCCGCGATCGGTAATGCAGCGACACAATTACCGAGTCGTTTGCTTCGTCCTTCTCACTATGGATCTACGAAACAAGGAGACGCATTTTCGAATCATCGACCGAAAGTGTGCCTCCTTGTTTTACATACTTTTATTTACCAAGCGAAAATCCGTCAAAATAGCGTCCGCCAAACGGTGCGAGATAAGCATCAAGCAGTTCGATGACCTCTCGGCGATCATCCGATTGGTAATATAGCTCGAATGCCGCTGTATGTCGACTCGCATAGTCTTCATTAAATTCTGCAAGTGCGCGGATCGCCCACTTCCCTTGCCCGATGTAACAACGATTAGCGCGGAGGATAAATTCGATGCTCTGTTCATACAAACGC contains:
- a CDS encoding antibiotic biosynthesis monooxygenase is translated as MWIVMNQLHVVKGAADQVAARFKTTKGIERMEGFHRMQVLVDISQDHEDIVTIMTTWSNQAAFHAWQESQAYKGVHHKRDNGTSEVKPLVTSNTVTEYAIVADHGAVTE
- a CDS encoding GNAT family N-acetyltransferase; translated protein: MLQFQLNENEDGQDWLRQQVRQYNVDRSSFHATKRSEGTQAFTLLANRDDHRIGGISGEVYWGWLHIEWFFVVEEERGSGLGATLLNRLEEWAREAGVQRIRVETFSFQALPFYERHGFVEVGRIDDYPPGMSYHLLVKQVDL